The window CGTCACCTGCTGGCGCTGGCCGAGCTGACACCGGCGCAGCTCGATGCGGCCCTGCGGTCCCGACGGCGCAAGGGATGCGCACTGGCGCGCAGCCGCCTGCCCGCGGTGGCGCGTACGCGGCTGCCGGCACCCGATGCCGTCCGGGCGGCCTGAATGCGTCGGTCAGCCGCCGGTGACGCGGTACACGTCGTAGACGCCGTCGATGCGGCGCACGGCGTTCAGCACACGGTCGAGGTGCGTCGTGTCGCCCATCTCGAAGACGAACCGGCTCAACGCCAGGCGGTCGCTCGACGTGGTGACCGTCGCGGAGAGGATGTTCACATGGTGCTCGGAGAGCACACGCGTCACGTCGCTGAGGAGCCCCGAGCGGTCGAGCGCCTCGACCTGGATCTGCACCAGGAAGACGCTCTTCGAGCTGGGCGCCCACTCGACCTCGATCATGCGATCCGGCTCCTGCAGCAGCGACTGCACGTTGTGGCAGCTGGCCTGGTGCACGGAGACGCCCTGGCCGCGCGTGATGAAGCCGACGATCGGGTCACCGGGCACGGGCGTGCAGCACTTGGCCAGCTTGACCAGGATGTCCGGCGCACCCCGCACGAGCACGCCCGAGTCGCTGTTGCGCAGCTGCCGGCGGCCCTTGACCGGGATCTCGAGCTCTCCGTCCGACTCCGCCTCGGTCTGCAACGACGCCACGATCTTCTCGATCACGGACTGGGTCGAGATGTGGCCCTCGCCGACGGCCGCGTAGAGCGCGGAGACGTCCGGGTGCTTGAGCGACGAGGCCACCTCGACCAGCGCATCCTGCGTCATCAGCTTCTGCAGCGGCAGGTTCTGCTTGCGCATCGCGCGGGCGATCGCATCCTTGCCCTGCTCGATCGCCTCGTCGCGGCGCTCCTTGGTGAACCACTGGCGGATCTTGTTGCGCGCACGCGGGCTCTTGACGAAGTTCAGCCAGTCCTGGCTGGGGCCGGAGTCCGGGTTCTTCGACGTGAAGATCTCGACGACGTCGCCGGTGTTCAGCGTGCTCTCCAGCGGCACGAGCCGACCGTTGACCTTGGCGCCCATGGTGCGGTGGCCGACCTCGGTGTGCACCGCATACGCGAAGTCGACCGGGGTGGCGCCGGCGGGCAGTCCGATCACGCGGCCCTTCGGCGTGAAGACGTAGACCTCTTTGGCGCCGATCTCGAAGCGGAGCGAGTCGAGGAACTCGCTCGGGTCGGCCGTCTCGGCCTGCCAGTCCGAGATGTGGGCGAGCCAGGCCAGGTCCGTGTCGACCTTGGCCGGACCGCCGGAGCTCTTGCCGGTCGTCTGCTCCTTGTACTTCCAGTGCGCCGCGACACCGAACTCCGCCCGCTGGTGCATCTCCTCGGTGCGGATCTGGATCTCCACCGGACGGCCCTGCGGGCCGATGACGGTGGTGTGCAGCGACTGGTACAGGTTGAACTTCGGGGTGGCGATGTAGTCCTTGAACCGGCCGGGCATCGGCGTCCATCGCGCGTGGATCTGGCCGAGCACGGCGTAGCAGTCGCGCACGGTGTTCACCAGCACGCGGATGCCCACCAGGTCGTAGATGTCGTCGAACTCGCGCCCGCGCACCACCATCTTCTGGTAGATCGAGTAGTACTGCTTCGGGCGGCCGACGACCTTGCCGCGGATCTTCGCCGACTTGAGGTCGTCGTTGATGGTGTCGATGACCTGCTGCACCAGGCGCTCGCGCTCCGGCGTGCGCTGCTTCACGAGGCTCTCGATCTCGGCGTACAGCTTCGGGTACAGCACCGCGAACGAGAGGTCTTCCAGCTCCCACTTGATCGCCTGGATTCCGAGGCGGTGGGCGAGCGGCGCGTAGATCTCGAGGGTCTCGGTGGCCTTCCGGGTCGCGGACGCGGCCGGGACGAAGCCCCACGTGCGCGCGTTGTGCAGCCGGTCGGCGAGCTTGATGATCAGCACACGGATGTCTTTTGACATCGCGACGATCATCTTGCGGACGGTCTCCGCCTGGGCGCTGTCGCCGTACTTGACCTTGTCGAGCTTGGTGACGCCGTCGACGAGCATGGCGATCTCGTCGCCGAACTGGTCGCGCAGCTCGTCGAGCGTGTACTCGGTGTCCTCGACGGTGTCGTGCAGCAGGGCAGCGGCGATGGTCTTCGCGCCGATGCCGAGGTCCGCGATGATCTGCGCCACGGCCACGGGATGCGTGATGTACGGCTCCCCCGAGCGTCGCTTCTGACCCCGGTGCGCCCGCTCGGCGACGGCGTACGCGCGCTCGATGAGCGAGAGGTCGGCCTTGGGGTGGTGCATGCGCACCGTGCGGATGAGGGTCTCCATGGCGCCGGTCGGCTGAGCGCGCGAGAAGATGCGCGGCACCAGACGGCGCAGAGAGGCGCTCTGCGATGTCGTCGTATCAACCATTCGCGCGCCTCCTTCCGTCCATTATGACGGTTCCGGAACACCGTTCTGTCACGGTCAACGTCGCCGGGACTAGACGATCGCTCCTGGCGTACCGTCGTCGCGCTGAACCGGACCGCCGCCGGCCTGCCAGGCTCCCATGCCGCCGTCGACGTTGGCCGCCGGATAGTTCGCCTCGTTCAGGGCGTCGGTCACCATCCGCGACCGGGCGCCGCTGCGGCAGATCACCAGGATCTGCCGGTCCTCCGGCAGCTCGTGCTGGCGCTCGCTCAGCTCACCGAGAGGGATGTGGTGCGCGCCGGGCGCGTGCCCGGCCTCCCACTCGTAGCCCTCGCGCACGTCGAGCAGCCAGGCCGCGTCCTGATCGGTCAGCTCGCGAGCGCGCGCAGCGGAGACCACGTCCTCGGCCAGGAAGCCGGAAGGTGCGGAGGCGTCGGACATACGTCGGGGTTACTCCGCAGCGGTCGCGACGACGTCGGCCTTGACCGCGGCCTTCGGCCGGATCGAGCGCACCTTCTGGTCGTGCTTCTTGATCGCGGCCTCGCCCTCACGGAACTGCGAGTACATCGGCGCGGCCAGGAAGATCGTCGAGTACGTGCCGACGATGATGCCGATCAGCAGCGCGAGCGAGATGTCGCGCAGGGTCGCCGCACCGAACGCGTAGGCGCCGATGAAGAGGATGGACGCGACCGGCAGCACGGCGACGACGGCGGTGTTGATCGACCGGACGAGCGTCTGGTTGACGGCGAGGTTGACCGCCTCCGGGAACGTCCGCCGGGTGAGCTCCAGCTCCTCCTTGGTGTTCTCGCGGATCTTGTCGAAAACCACGACGGTGTCGTAGAGCGAGTAGCCGAGGATGGTCAGGAAGCCGATCATCGTCGCAGGCGAGACCTCGAACCCGACCAGCGCGTAGACGCCGGCCGTGATGATGAGGTCGTGGAACAGCGAGATGATCGCGGCCGCCGACATCTTCCAGGTGCGGAAGTACAGCGCCATCGCGATGAACGCGAGCAGCAGGAACACGACGAGACCCTGGATGGACTGCTGCGTCACGTCCGCACCCCACGAGGGGCCGATGAACGTCGCGGACACCTCCGACGCGTCGACGTCGTAGGCCTTCGCCAGCGCCTCCGACACGTCGCGCGTCTGCGTCTCGGACAGCTGGTCCGTCTGCACCCGGACGGCGTTGTCGCCGACCACGCTGACGTGCGAGACCGCATCCGGCACAACGCTCGTGACGGCGCTCTGCGCCTTCGACGTGTCGGTGCTCGACACATCGCTGATCTGGAACTGCGATCCACCGCGGAACTCGATCGAGAAGTTGAACCCGCCCTTGACGATGGGGACGAGGATCGACAGCACGACCATGACGGCCGCGATGGAGTACCAGATCTTGCGGCGGCCGACGAAGTCGACCGACCGCGCCCCGGTGTAGAGGTCGTTGCCGAATTTCACCAGACGACTGGCCATCAGGAGTCCTTCCCCTCGGTCGAGCGATCCGAGGACGTCGTCGCGCCGGCGAGCTCCGCCGCCTTGCGCTCGGCGATGGTCTGGCGGCGCGCCGCCTCCTTGCTGCTGCGGACGGCGGTGCCGACCGGGACCGGGACCGTCGGCGCGCGGAACTTCGCGGCGCCGCGGTAGACGGCTCCCAGCGCCTCCGGGTCGAGACCCGACATCGGGTGACCGGAGCTGAAGAACCGCGTGCGGGCGAGCAGCTGCAGGGTCGGGTGGGTGAACAGGAGCACGACGATGACGTCGATGATCGTCGTCAGGCCGAGGGTGAAGGCGAACCCGCGCACGTTCGCCGCGGCGAGCACGTAGAGCACCACGGCCGCGAGCAGGTTGGTGGCCTTCGACGCGTAGATCGTGCGCCGCGCACGTCCCCAACCCGCTTCGACCGCGGACTCGAGTCCGCGCCCGTCGCGCAACTCGTCTCGGATGCGTTCGAAGTAGACGATGAACGAGTCGGCCGTGAATCCGATCGCGACGATCAGACCCGCCACACCCGCCAGGGACAGCCGGTAGTCGTAGTGCCACGACAGCAGCGAGATCGTCAGCCAGGTGAGCACGCCGGCGACCACGAGCGAGAAGATCGTCACGAAGCCGAGCAGGCGGTACTGGAAGAAGGTGTAGATGCCGACCAGGATCAGACCGATGAGGCCCGCGATCAGGCCGCTCAGCAGCTGCGAGGTTCCCAGCGTCGCCGAGATCGTGTCCTGGCTCTGCACCTTGAAGCTGAACGGCAGCGCGCCGAACTTCAGCTGGTCGGCGAGTGCCTTCGACGTGGTCTCGGTGAAGTTGCCGGTGATCTGCGGCTTGCCGTCGGTGATCGCCGCCTGGGTGGTCGGAGCGGAGATGACCTTGCCGTCGAGGACGATGGCGAACTGGTTCTGCGCGCCCTGCAGCGCCACGAGACGGGTCGTCACGTCGGAGAACGCCTTGGTGCCGGCGTCGTTGAAGACGATGTTGACCGCCCACTGACCCGTGGTCACGCCCTGCGAGCTCTGCACGAGCCCGGCGCTGGCGTCCTTGATGTCCTGGCCCTTCACCTCGACCGGACCGAGCAGGTACTTGACCTGGTTCTGGTCGTCGCAGGTGATCAGCGGCTCATCGGTCGGCGCGGAGCTCGACGTCTTGCTCGCGTTGGCCTTGCAGTCGTACGCGTCGAACTCCGCCTGGAGCTTCGGCGTCACCCACGCGAGGTCGCTGCCGTTGGTCGGCTTGGTGGACGGCGTGGACTGCAGCCCCGGAGCCGGCGACGGCGCCGGGGTCGACTTGCCGTCGGCTCCGACGACCTCGTTGGTCGGGCCGCCGGCGACGAGCACCGGGCGGAAGTCGAGGCGGGCGCTGGACTTCACGCGGTCGAGCGTCGCCTGGTCCGGCTTGCCGGGCAGCGACACCACGATGTTGCGCGAGCCCTCGGTGGAGATCTGCGCCTCGGACACGCCGGACGCGTCGATGCGCTGGCGGATGATCGAGACCGCCTGGTCGAGCTGCTCCTGCTGCACGGACTGACCGTTCTCGACCTGCGGCGCGAGGATGATCTGTGTGCCGCCCTCGAGGTCGAGCGCGAGCTTGGGCAGCCAGGTCGCGTTGCTGAACAGGACGCCGGCCGTGAGGGTGCCCAGGAGCACCACCACGATGACGCCGAGCCATGTCAGCGAACGCCAGGCTTTCTTGACCGGGGTCGACTTTGCCACCTAGGTACTCAGCTTTCTACGAGTGACCGGCTCAGCGAGAGCGCCGGGTCACAGGGAATGTGTCAGTCGTCGCTCTTGCGCTTCTTGGCCTCGTCGACCCGCTCGCCGTACTCCGGCGTGGTGGCGTCGGCGTCGGCGGCGATCGCGTGGTCCTCGTTGAGCTCGACACCCGGGGCGGCGGCGACGTCGCCCTCGGTCGCGGCGGCCGGCTCGGCCACCTTCGGCTCGACCACGCGGGCGAGGACCTGGCGGTGCACCTTCACGACGTGGCCGGGGCTGGTCTCGATGAGCGCGGTGTTGTCGTCCTCGTCGACGGACAGGAGCGTGCCGTAGAGGCCGAAGTTGGTCATGACCTCGGCGCCGGGCACCATCTTCGAGCGGGTCTCGTCCTGCTCGCGGCGCCGCTTGCGGCTGTTGCGGAACATGAAGAAGACGAGTGCCGCCAGGATGACGATCATCACGATGGTCAACGGGTCAAAGACCATGGGGAGTTGCCGAACCTTTCATCGGGGGCAAGGGGGTTGGCCGAACGGCCAGCTTGGATTATATGTCATCGATCAGCGACGGAGGCTGGGAGGAATCCCTCGCCGGGCTGGGGATGCCCAGGTGCCTCCACGCCGCGGCGGTCGCCATCCGCCCCCGGGGCGTCCGCGAGAGCAGTCCGATCCGCACCAGGAAGGGCTCGACGACGGACTCGATGGTCTCCGCCTCCTCGCCGACCGAGACCGCCAGGGTGTTCAGACCCACCGGTCCCCCGTCGAAGCGCTCCAGGAGGACATGGAGCACGGCGCGATCGAGCCGGTCGAGTCCGAGCGGGTCGACGTCGTAGAGCTCGAGGGCGGCACGCACCGCATCCACATCGCCGCGGCCGCCGTGCACGAGTGCGTAGTCGCGCACGCGGCGCAGCAGGCGGTTGGCGATGCGCGGGGTGCCGCGGCAGCGGCCCGCGATCTCGGCCAGCGCCTCCCGGTCGATGTCGAATTCGAGCATCGAGGCGGCGCGGCTGAGCACCTGGGTCAGCTCCGCGTCGTCGTAGAACTCGAGGTGCGCAGTGAAGCCGAAGCGGTCGCGCAGCGGGTTCGGTAGCAGGCCGGACCGCGTGGTCGCGCCGACCAGCGTGAAGGGCGCGAGGTCGAGCGGGATGGACGTGGCGCCCGCCCCCTTGCCGACCATGATGTCGATGCGGAAGTCCTCCATGGCGAGGTAGAGCATCTCCTCCGCCGAGCGCGCCATACGGTGGATCTCGTCGATGAACAGCACTTCTCCCGGCGTGAGCGAGGACAGCAGGGCTGCCAGGTCGCCCGCGTGCTGGATCGCCGGACCGCTGGACAGCCGCAACGGGCGCTCGCTCTCGTGCGCGACGATCATCGCCAGGGTGGTCTTGCCGAGCCCGGGCGGCCCGGCCAGCAGGATGTGGTCGGCGGTCCGCTCCTGCATGCGTGCAGCGGTGAGCAGCAGCTGCAGCTGGCCGCGCACCTTCGCCTGCCCGACGAACTCCGCGAGCGAGCGGGGGCGCAGCGCGCCCTCGAACGCGAGCTCCGACTCCGACTCGAGTTCGGGCGCGGTCAAGTCGTCGCTCATCGCGCTCCCTGCGGAGCCGCGGGACCGAGCCGGGCCAGGGTCAGGCGGAGGAGGGTCTGGACGCTGTCGCGCTGAGCCTCGTCGGTGTCCGCGACGACATCCGCCACCGCCTCCGCCGCGACGCGCTCCGGCCAGCCCAGGCCGACCAGGGCGACGAGCACGCTGTCGGAGACGGACGACGGCGCCCGCGTGGTCTTCGCGACCGGTACCGGGCGGCGCACCGCCGCCAGCTTGCCGGTGAGGGAGACGACGATCAGCTTGGCCGTCTTGGGCCCGATTCCGGACACCTTGCGGAAGGGAGCGTCGTCGTCCGCCGTCACGGCGGCGGCGATGTCGTTCGGTGAGAGCACCGAGAGCACGCCGATCGCGGACTTGGGGCCGACTCCCGAGACGCCGTTGAGGAGCTCGAAGACCTCCAGCTGCTCGCGGTCGGCGAAGCCGAAGAGCTGCAGCGCATCCTCCCGCACGATCAGGGAGGTGTGGAGGAACGCCTCCTCGCCCACCCGCAGGGAGAGCACATGGTCGGGGGTGAGCTGCACGGCGAAGCCGACGCCGCCCACCTCGATGACAGCGGTTCCGCCGCTCGCCGAGAGCACGGTACCGCGGAGGGAGGAGATCACCGTGCCAGCCTACGGGGAGCCGCCGACGCCCGGGTGGAGCGCTCCGCGGCGCGCCACGCGGCCTGCGCCGGGGTCAGCCCGCCTGCCGCTCCCCCGGCATCCGCGGCGACCGGTCCGCCGCGCCAGGCGTGGCAGATCGCGATGGCCAGCGCATCCGCGGCATCCGCCGGCTTGGGCGCCTCGTCCAGACCCAGGATGCGCGCGACCATCGCCTGCACCTGCTTCTTGTCGGCGGACCCGTACCCGGTGACCGCGGCCTTCACCTCGCTCGGAGTGTGGAGCCCTACGGGGAGGCCGCGCTTCGCCGCCGCATGCAGGGCGACGCCGCTGACCTGGGCGGTCCCCATCACCGTGCGGAGGTTGTGCTGGGCGAACACGCGCTCGATCGCGACCACGGCCGGGCCGTGCTCGTCGATCAGGCGCTCGATGCCCGTCCCGACGGCAAGCAGCCGCTCCTCCAGGGGCATGCCGGGAGGCGTGCGGATGACGGCGACCTCGACGAGCGCCGCGCGGCGGTCGGGACGCACATCCACGATTCCGACGCCGCAGCGCGTGAGACCCGGGTCGATGCCGAGCACCCGGATCGTCACGGTCGCGGCCTACTCGTCGTCTTCGTCGAGCTGCGCCTGCACCTCAGGGCTGATGTCGAGGTTGGTGTACACGTTCTGCACGTCGTCGGAGTCCTCGAGGGCGTCGATGAGGCGGAAGACCTTGCGGGCGACCTCCGCGTCGGCCTCGACGTTCACCGTCGCGACGAACTCGGCGTCGGCGGAGTCGTAGTCGATGCCCGCATCCTGCAGTGCCGTGCGCGCGGCGACCAGGTCGGACGCCTCGGTCAGCACCTCGAAGCTCTCACCGCGGTCGGTGACCTCCTCGGCGCCGGCGTCGAGGACCGCCGCGAGCACCGTGTCCTCGTCGACGCCGTCGGCGTGCGGGACGACGATGACGCCCTTGCGGTGGAAGTTGTACGCGACGCTGCCCGGGTCGGCCATGGTGCCGCCGTTGCGGGTCATCGCGGTGCGCACCTCGGCCGCGGCGCGGTTCTTGTTCTCGGTGAGGCACTCGATGAGCAGGGCGACACCGCCGGGGCCGTAGCCCTCGTACATGATCGTCGTGTAGTCGATCGACTCACCGGTGAGCCCGGCGCCGCGCTTGATCGCGCGGTCGATGTTGTCGTTGGGGACCGAGGTCTTCTTGGCCTTCTGCACCGCATCCACGAGCGTCGGGTTGCCGGACAGGTCGGCGCCGCCGGTCTTCGCCGCCACCTCGATGTTCTTGATGAGCTTGGCGAAGGACTTCGCGCGGCGGGCGTCGATCACCGCCTTCTTGTGCTTGGTCGTTGCCCACTTGGAATGCCCGGACACTGCTGCTCCCTCGGATCACTTTCTGAACCCGTCCATAATAGGCCCTCGCCAGCGCTCGGCCCGGGACGACGCGGCGGCTCAGCGCACCGCCAACGCCCGGTGCACCGACGCCACGGCGCTCGCGCCCTCGCCCACGGCGGCGGCGATCCGCTTCATCGAGCCGTGACGCACGTCGCCCGCGGCGAAGACCCGGGGCAGGCTCGTCTCGAACGGCAGCGGGCCGCGGCCGCCGTCCGCGGGAGCGGGCAGGTCGACGTCGGTGAGGAGGAATCCGCTCGCGTCGACGGCCGCCCCGGAGAGCCAGGACGCACCGGGTTCCGCACCGACGAAGCAGAAGAGCGCGGCGGCGGTGACGCGCTCCGTCTCGCCGGTCGCCGAGGAGGTGATGGTGACCTCCTCCAGCTGCTCGCCGCCGTGAAGTCCGGTGACGTCGGAGGAGACGTGCACCCGGATCCGCTCGTGCGCGACCACCCGGTCGACCAGGTAGGTGGACATCTTCGCCTCGATGGACGCGCCGCGCACGACGAGCGCGACGTCGCCGCCGAGCCCGGCGAGGTACAGGGCGGCCTGCCCGGCCGAGTTCGCGCCGCCGACGACGACCGACGGGCGCCGCGCGACCGTCCGCGCCTCCAGCTCCGTCGTGGCGAAGAAGATGCTGCCGCCCTCGAACTCCGCCCAGTTCTCCAGCGGCAGCCTCCGGTAGCGGGCGCCGGTCGCGACGACGACCGAGCGGGCGCGGATGCTGTCGCCGTCGCCGAGTTCGAGCACGATCCTGTCCTCCTCGTGGCGCAGCTCGACGACGTCGGCGGGTGCGGACAGGCGGACGCCGAACTTGAGCGCCTGGATGAGTCCCAGCTCGGTCAGCTCGGCGCCGGAGAGGCCCGAGGGGAAGCCCAGGTAGTTCTCGATGCGGGAGCTGGCGGCGGCCTGGCCGCCCGGGGCGAGCGCGTCGAGCACGAGGGTGCTGAGACCCTCGGAGGCGCCGTAGATGCCCGCAGCGAGGCCGGCCGGCCCGGCCCCGACCACGACCAGGTCGAACGAGTCGCCGTCCCGGTAGCGGAAGGCGAGCCCCACGGTCTCGGCGAGCTGGCGGGGCGTCGCGTTCGGCAGCGCGGTGCCCCGGGTCAGGACGAGCGGAAGGTCGGCCTCAGTGTGGCCCGCCTCGGCCAGCGCCGCGCGGCCCACGTCCGTCCCCACGTCGATCCAGCGGTGCGGCAGCTCCATGCGCGCGGCGTAGCGGCGCAGGGCGAGCGCGCCCGCGCTGCCTTCCCGGCCGAAGAGCTCGAGGGTGCGGTCCGCCGCGGCCATCAGCAGCCTCCGGCGGGCCCGGAACGCTTCGAGCAGGGTCTCCGAGAGCCCCGCATCCGTCGCCATGATCTGCTTGAACAGCGCGTTCGGGATGCGCAGCACCCGCCCCGGCTCGGTGATCAGCGCCGTGAGCAGCGACGCCTGGCCGGTGAGCATGCTCAGTTCGCCGAGGAACTCCCCCGCCTGCCACTGCGCGACCGTCCGCGCGCGCGACCCGATCGTCGCCTCCCGGATGATGTCCACCCGGCCGGCCTCCATCACGAAGAAGTCGAGGTTCTCGTCACCCGCGCGGAACAGCGTGTCCCCCGCGGCGACCTCCTCGGTCATCCCGAGAGAACGCAGGCGGTCGAGGGACTCCCGGTCGAGCACCGGGTTGGCGGCGCTTCCGACCGGGACACGGAAGGGCGGACGGTCGGTCATGCGGTCCTCGCAGGCTCGGGTGACTAGGGACTCGCCGCGATCCTAGGGTCGCGGCGGCCCGGCGCGCCATGCCCCTCGCGTCTCAGCGGGCGGCCGCTAGTCGCCGGCGACCAGGCCCGCGTCGGCGATGATCCGCTCGGCGACCTGCTCGGCCGTCGCCTCGGGCCCGATCAGCTGCTCGACCGGCCGGCCGTCGTGATCGCGGAGCAGGTCGTCGCCGGGCCACCAGCGCCGGAGCTCGTCCTCGCCGAACGAACCCGCCTTCTCCCGGGTCGCGTGGCGGGCCACCGTCTCCTCGAAGGGGAGGCGGAAGCGGTACAGCCACGACGACACACCGGGGATGCCGCGGAGTCCTTCGATCACGGCACCGTAGCGCTCGGACGAGAGGATGCCCTCGACGAGCACGGCGGGAGCGGTCCGCAGCGCCGCGCGGGCCAGCGCATCCAACGCATCCGCGCTGGTGCCGTCGTCCGTGGCCCGGAGCCCGAGGACGACGCGACCCAGGTAGTCCTGCTCCACCAGCGCGATGCCGGTGCCGAGCCGCTGCCGGAGCAGGGCCGCGACCGTCGACTTGCCCGAACCGGAGGCGCCGCGGAGAACGATCAGCTTCACGCCGCGCCCCTACGCCGCGCTCAGCGCCGCGTCGCGCACCTTCGACAGGAAGTACTCGTGGAAGCGCGTGTCGCCGGTGATCTCGGGGTGGAAGGACGTTCCGAGCAGGTTGCCCTGCTCGACCGCCACCACCCGGCCGTCGCCGACGCGGGCCAGGGCCGTCGCCTTCTCGCCGACGCTCTCCACGATCGGGGCGCGGATGAACACCGCGTGCATGGGCGCGTCCCCCACCGCCGGGATGTCGAGGTCGGTCTCGAACGAGTCCACCTGAGAGCCGAACGCATTGCGCCGCACCGCCACATCCAGGCCGCCCAGCGTCT is drawn from Leifsonia shinshuensis and contains these coding sequences:
- a CDS encoding bifunctional (p)ppGpp synthetase/guanosine-3',5'-bis(diphosphate) 3'-pyrophosphohydrolase; translated protein: MVDTTTSQSASLRRLVPRIFSRAQPTGAMETLIRTVRMHHPKADLSLIERAYAVAERAHRGQKRRSGEPYITHPVAVAQIIADLGIGAKTIAAALLHDTVEDTEYTLDELRDQFGDEIAMLVDGVTKLDKVKYGDSAQAETVRKMIVAMSKDIRVLIIKLADRLHNARTWGFVPAASATRKATETLEIYAPLAHRLGIQAIKWELEDLSFAVLYPKLYAEIESLVKQRTPERERLVQQVIDTINDDLKSAKIRGKVVGRPKQYYSIYQKMVVRGREFDDIYDLVGIRVLVNTVRDCYAVLGQIHARWTPMPGRFKDYIATPKFNLYQSLHTTVIGPQGRPVEIQIRTEEMHQRAEFGVAAHWKYKEQTTGKSSGGPAKVDTDLAWLAHISDWQAETADPSEFLDSLRFEIGAKEVYVFTPKGRVIGLPAGATPVDFAYAVHTEVGHRTMGAKVNGRLVPLESTLNTGDVVEIFTSKNPDSGPSQDWLNFVKSPRARNKIRQWFTKERRDEAIEQGKDAIARAMRKQNLPLQKLMTQDALVEVASSLKHPDVSALYAAVGEGHISTQSVIEKIVASLQTEAESDGELEIPVKGRRQLRNSDSGVLVRGAPDILVKLAKCCTPVPGDPIVGFITRGQGVSVHQASCHNVQSLLQEPDRMIEVEWAPSSKSVFLVQIQVEALDRSGLLSDVTRVLSEHHVNILSATVTTSSDRLALSRFVFEMGDTTHLDRVLNAVRRIDGVYDVYRVTGG
- a CDS encoding rhodanese-like domain-containing protein, with translation MSDASAPSGFLAEDVVSAARARELTDQDAAWLLDVREGYEWEAGHAPGAHHIPLGELSERQHELPEDRQILVICRSGARSRMVTDALNEANYPAANVDGGMGAWQAGGGPVQRDDGTPGAIV
- the secF gene encoding protein translocase subunit SecF: MASRLVKFGNDLYTGARSVDFVGRRKIWYSIAAVMVVLSILVPIVKGGFNFSIEFRGGSQFQISDVSSTDTSKAQSAVTSVVPDAVSHVSVVGDNAVRVQTDQLSETQTRDVSEALAKAYDVDASEVSATFIGPSWGADVTQQSIQGLVVFLLLAFIAMALYFRTWKMSAAAIISLFHDLIITAGVYALVGFEVSPATMIGFLTILGYSLYDTVVVFDKIRENTKEELELTRRTFPEAVNLAVNQTLVRSINTAVVAVLPVASILFIGAYAFGAATLRDISLALLIGIIVGTYSTIFLAAPMYSQFREGEAAIKKHDQKVRSIRPKAAVKADVVATAAE
- the secD gene encoding protein translocase subunit SecD, yielding MAKSTPVKKAWRSLTWLGVIVVVLLGTLTAGVLFSNATWLPKLALDLEGGTQIILAPQVENGQSVQQEQLDQAVSIIRQRIDASGVSEAQISTEGSRNIVVSLPGKPDQATLDRVKSSARLDFRPVLVAGGPTNEVVGADGKSTPAPSPAPGLQSTPSTKPTNGSDLAWVTPKLQAEFDAYDCKANASKTSSSAPTDEPLITCDDQNQVKYLLGPVEVKGQDIKDASAGLVQSSQGVTTGQWAVNIVFNDAGTKAFSDVTTRLVALQGAQNQFAIVLDGKVISAPTTQAAITDGKPQITGNFTETTSKALADQLKFGALPFSFKVQSQDTISATLGTSQLLSGLIAGLIGLILVGIYTFFQYRLLGFVTIFSLVVAGVLTWLTISLLSWHYDYRLSLAGVAGLIVAIGFTADSFIVYFERIRDELRDGRGLESAVEAGWGRARRTIYASKATNLLAAVVLYVLAAANVRGFAFTLGLTTIIDVIVVLLFTHPTLQLLARTRFFSSGHPMSGLDPEALGAVYRGAAKFRAPTVPVPVGTAVRSSKEAARRQTIAERKAAELAGATTSSDRSTEGKDS
- the yajC gene encoding preprotein translocase subunit YajC; translated protein: MVFDPLTIVMIVILAALVFFMFRNSRKRRREQDETRSKMVPGAEVMTNFGLYGTLLSVDEDDNTALIETSPGHVVKVHRQVLARVVEPKVAEPAAATEGDVAAAPGVELNEDHAIAADADATTPEYGERVDEAKKRKSDD
- the ruvB gene encoding Holliday junction branch migration DNA helicase RuvB yields the protein MSDDLTAPELESESELAFEGALRPRSLAEFVGQAKVRGQLQLLLTAARMQERTADHILLAGPPGLGKTTLAMIVAHESERPLRLSSGPAIQHAGDLAALLSSLTPGEVLFIDEIHRMARSAEEMLYLAMEDFRIDIMVGKGAGATSIPLDLAPFTLVGATTRSGLLPNPLRDRFGFTAHLEFYDDAELTQVLSRAASMLEFDIDREALAEIAGRCRGTPRIANRLLRRVRDYALVHGGRGDVDAVRAALELYDVDPLGLDRLDRAVLHVLLERFDGGPVGLNTLAVSVGEEAETIESVVEPFLVRIGLLSRTPRGRMATAAAWRHLGIPSPARDSSQPPSLIDDI
- the ruvA gene encoding Holliday junction branch migration protein RuvA; amino-acid sequence: MISSLRGTVLSASGGTAVIEVGGVGFAVQLTPDHVLSLRVGEEAFLHTSLIVREDALQLFGFADREQLEVFELLNGVSGVGPKSAIGVLSVLSPNDIAAAVTADDDAPFRKVSGIGPKTAKLIVVSLTGKLAAVRRPVPVAKTTRAPSSVSDSVLVALVGLGWPERVAAEAVADVVADTDEAQRDSVQTLLRLTLARLGPAAPQGAR
- the ruvC gene encoding crossover junction endodeoxyribonuclease RuvC — protein: MRVLGIDPGLTRCGVGIVDVRPDRRAALVEVAVIRTPPGMPLEERLLAVGTGIERLIDEHGPAVVAIERVFAQHNLRTVMGTAQVSGVALHAAAKRGLPVGLHTPSEVKAAVTGYGSADKKQVQAMVARILGLDEAPKPADAADALAIAICHAWRGGPVAADAGGAAGGLTPAQAAWRAAERSTRASAAPRRLAR
- a CDS encoding YebC/PmpR family DNA-binding transcriptional regulator → MSGHSKWATTKHKKAVIDARRAKSFAKLIKNIEVAAKTGGADLSGNPTLVDAVQKAKKTSVPNDNIDRAIKRGAGLTGESIDYTTIMYEGYGPGGVALLIECLTENKNRAAAEVRTAMTRNGGTMADPGSVAYNFHRKGVIVVPHADGVDEDTVLAAVLDAGAEEVTDRGESFEVLTEASDLVAARTALQDAGIDYDSADAEFVATVNVEADAEVARKVFRLIDALEDSDDVQNVYTNLDISPEVQAQLDEDDE